In the Microtus pennsylvanicus isolate mMicPen1 chromosome 6, mMicPen1.hap1, whole genome shotgun sequence genome, one interval contains:
- the Lrrc70 gene encoding leucine-rich repeat-containing protein 70 — protein MWGTALCYIKWTDITNCTLPSTNISRAWAVKSLHIHHETTALMMAWHTVTASGNDLENTVTESITVWERIRASSATRFFQENTFGNALETTTVLPVQIQLTPVNLNLEKTSALPTDASSVSGKISLICTQEVEKLNEAFDILLAFFILACVLIFFLIYKVIQFKQKLKALENSVENRLEYYSFYQSARYNVPTSMCNTSPNSLESPGLQQIELKQIVPDNEAQVILFEHSAL, from the coding sequence ATGTGGGGCACAGCATTATGTTATATTAAATGGACTGACATTACAAATTGCACTTTACCTTCGACAAATATATCCAGAGCTTGGGCTGTAAAATCTCTTCATATTCATCACGAGACCACTGCACTAATGATGGCCTGGCATACAGTAACTGCAAGTGGAAatgatttggaaaacactgtgACCGAGAGCATTACCGTCTGGGAGCGGATCCGTGCTTCATCTGCCACCAGGTTTTTTCAAGAGAATACATTTGGTAATGCATTAGAGACGACCACAGTTTTACCTGTGCAAATACAGCTTACTCCTGTTAACTTGAACTTGGAAAAAAccagtgctctaccaactgatgCCTCTTCTGTGTCAGGAAAAATATCTCTAATTTGTACCCAAGAAGTTGAGAAGTTGAATGAGGCATTTGACATTTTGCTAGCTTTTTTCATCTTAGCTTgtgttttaatcttttttttgatCTACAAAGTTATTCAGTTTAAACAAAAGTTAAAGGCTCTAGAAAACTCAGTGGAAAATAGACTTGAGTATTACAGCTTTTATCAATCAGCAAGGTATAATGTACCTACCTCAATGTGTAATACCTCCCCAAATTCTTTGGAAAGTCCTGGCTTGCAGCAGATTGAACTTAAACAAATTGTTCCTGATAACGAGGCACAGGTCATTCTCTTTGAACATTCTGCTTTATAA